The following coding sequences are from one Deltaproteobacteria bacterium window:
- a CDS encoding protein kinase, with product MADRLEPGTRLGRYRTERLLGTGGMGEAYLAIDEVIDVPVVLKVLSKKVQGDSAAFTRFKREVLLSRKIAHPRVCKVFDLHQEDELWFLSMEYVEGETLEAVMAREESLPIGEAVRITLQLCDGLAAAHEAGVVHRDLKPANIMLRPGRELSILDFGLAIGQDNQRVTRVGTFVGTAHYVAPEVARGQQATEQSDLYAVGALLYRMVTGDVPFDGANIMEICRAVIQDDCLPPSALNPELEPDLERVILKAMEKDPAKRYANVRDIQVALESATLSVPGTEVQVHSQPQQQDASAAEMEAVVGYSAVLRAQQRQTTLLFSDIVEITPFFERYGDIEGRKKIEKHNRLLFPIIEAHQGRVVKTIGDAIMAFFELPDEGLEAAIEMQEALERHNATVAEPDFRIEIRIGVNSGEAIVEADDVYGDAVNVASRVSSRAAGSQILVSQATVDCLEMEWDELVPMGTFQLKGKAEPVRIYFLRWKAGLEVPQRAAPPSPAPPPAPRADRPAPVAAPAPAPTPAPTEEQPGLIGSLRLPHLIGAFVGLLVLAVGLGWLGSRLVGGGQPTVTRLPTPDPAQPAPDPAVPAPTPTPDPVPPTPTPTPDPVVPTPTPTPTPTPDPVDPPPGDLQPEDEGPTLTVDDTLATLLNARGILPDDDPTLEQILIKMNDATGRKRARLGRQAFARADKLVIDETFVRAKLLRLEVKVKSRGLLTVGSRQSEYLMRAREAIRAGKYEHANQLLNAGFRSLKRSR from the coding sequence ATGGCTGATCGCCTGGAGCCCGGGACCCGCCTGGGTCGCTACAGAACTGAACGCCTGCTCGGAACGGGCGGCATGGGCGAGGCCTATCTCGCGATCGACGAGGTCATCGACGTCCCCGTCGTCCTCAAGGTCCTCTCCAAGAAGGTCCAGGGCGACTCGGCCGCCTTCACCCGCTTCAAGCGGGAGGTGCTCCTCTCCCGGAAGATCGCCCACCCCCGGGTCTGCAAGGTCTTCGACCTGCACCAGGAGGACGAGCTGTGGTTCCTCTCCATGGAGTACGTCGAGGGTGAGACCCTCGAGGCCGTCATGGCCCGGGAGGAGAGCCTGCCGATCGGCGAGGCCGTCCGGATCACCCTCCAGCTCTGCGATGGGCTGGCCGCCGCCCACGAGGCGGGGGTGGTCCACCGCGATCTGAAGCCGGCCAACATCATGCTGCGGCCCGGCCGCGAGCTCTCGATCCTCGACTTCGGCCTCGCCATCGGCCAGGACAACCAGCGGGTCACCCGGGTCGGCACCTTCGTGGGCACCGCCCACTACGTCGCCCCCGAGGTCGCCCGCGGCCAGCAGGCCACCGAGCAGAGCGACCTCTACGCCGTGGGCGCCCTCCTCTACCGGATGGTCACCGGCGACGTGCCCTTCGACGGCGCCAACATCATGGAGATCTGCCGGGCGGTCATCCAGGACGACTGCCTGCCGCCCTCGGCGCTGAACCCCGAGCTCGAGCCCGATCTCGAGCGGGTGATCCTCAAGGCCATGGAGAAGGATCCGGCGAAGCGTTACGCCAACGTCCGGGACATCCAGGTCGCCCTCGAGTCCGCGACCCTGAGCGTCCCGGGCACCGAGGTGCAGGTCCACTCCCAGCCCCAGCAGCAAGACGCCTCGGCCGCGGAGATGGAGGCGGTGGTGGGCTACTCGGCCGTGTTGCGGGCCCAGCAGCGGCAGACCACCCTCCTCTTCTCGGACATCGTCGAGATCACCCCCTTCTTCGAGCGCTACGGAGACATCGAGGGGCGCAAGAAGATCGAGAAGCACAACCGCCTGCTCTTCCCGATCATCGAGGCCCACCAGGGCCGGGTCGTGAAGACCATCGGGGACGCGATCATGGCCTTCTTCGAGCTGCCCGATGAGGGCCTCGAGGCGGCGATCGAGATGCAGGAGGCCCTGGAGCGCCACAACGCGACCGTCGCCGAGCCCGACTTCCGGATCGAGATCCGGATCGGCGTGAACTCCGGCGAGGCCATCGTGGAGGCGGACGACGTCTACGGGGACGCCGTGAACGTGGCCTCGCGGGTCTCCTCCCGGGCGGCCGGCAGCCAGATCCTCGTCAGCCAGGCGACGGTCGACTGCCTGGAGATGGAGTGGGACGAGCTCGTGCCGATGGGCACCTTCCAGCTCAAGGGGAAGGCCGAGCCCGTGCGGATCTACTTCCTGCGCTGGAAGGCGGGCCTGGAGGTGCCGCAGCGGGCCGCGCCCCCCTCCCCGGCCCCCCCGCCGGCGCCCCGGGCCGACCGGCCGGCACCGGTGGCGGCCCCGGCCCCGGCCCCGACACCGGCCCCCACGGAAGAGCAGCCGGGCCTGATCGGCTCCTTGCGGCTGCCCCACCTCATCGGCGCCTTCGTCGGCCTCCTCGTGCTCGCGGTCGGCCTGGGCTGGCTCGGCTCCCGGCTGGTCGGCGGCGGCCAGCCCACGGTCACCCGCCTGCCGACCCCCGACCCGGCGCAGCCGGCCCCGGACCCGGCCGTCCCGGCGCCGACGCCCACGCCGGATCCCGTCCCTCCGACCCCGACGCCAACGCCGGATCCGGTCGTCCCGACCCCGACGCCCACCCCGACGCCGACGCCGGATCCGGTCGATCCGCCCCCGGGCGACCTCCAGCCGGAGGACGAGGGCCCGACCCTCACCGTGGACGACACCCTGGCGACCCTGCTGAACGCCCGGGGGATCCTGCCGGACGACGATCCGACCCTCGAGCAGATCCTCATCAAGATGAACGACGCGACGGGGCGCAAGCGGGCCCGCCTCGGGCGGCAGGCCTTCGCCCGCGCCGACAAGCTGGTGATCGACGAGACCTTCGTGCGGGCGAAGCTGCTGCGCCTCGAGGTGAAGGTGAAGTCGCGGGGGCTGCTCACCGTCGGAAGCCGCCAGAGCGAGTACCTGATGCGCGCCCGGGAGGCGATCCGGGCCGGGAAGTACGAGCACGCCAACCAGCTGCTCAACGCCGGCTTCCGCAGCCTCAAGCGCTCGCGCTAG
- a CDS encoding molybdopterin-binding protein, producing MAGSSRPTVAAVIVGSELLSGKIEDCNTPYLARKLRAAGLALRKVTVVPDEAPLLEAALREGLALADHVFSSGGIGPTHDDITAACVARVLEVPLERHPEMEALLRELIGARINEVHLRMANLPRGTELIVREGMIFPALRCGRIYILPGIPEIFREKVDQILPALGGRPYHLAELRLRTGESSLAPHLEAVLAAHPGIEIGSYPSLDTGEGFQVRVTLEGAERDRVQAALEALLARLPAERVLERRDASASA from the coding sequence ATGGCTGGCTCCTCCCGGCCCACCGTCGCGGCGGTCATCGTCGGCTCCGAGCTCCTCTCCGGGAAGATCGAGGACTGCAACACCCCCTACCTGGCCCGGAAGCTGCGGGCGGCGGGGCTGGCCCTGCGCAAGGTGACGGTGGTCCCCGACGAGGCGCCCCTCCTGGAGGCGGCGCTGCGGGAGGGCCTGGCGCTGGCGGACCACGTCTTCTCCTCGGGGGGCATCGGGCCGACCCACGACGACATCACCGCCGCCTGCGTGGCCCGCGTGCTCGAGGTGCCCCTGGAGCGCCACCCCGAGATGGAGGCCCTCCTGCGGGAGCTGATCGGCGCGCGGATCAACGAGGTCCACCTGCGCATGGCCAACCTGCCCCGGGGGACCGAGCTGATCGTGCGGGAGGGGATGATCTTCCCGGCCCTGCGCTGCGGGCGCATCTACATCCTGCCGGGCATCCCCGAGATCTTCCGGGAGAAGGTCGATCAGATCCTCCCCGCGCTCGGGGGCCGCCCCTACCACCTGGCCGAGCTGCGCCTGCGGACGGGCGAGAGCAGCCTGGCGCCGCACCTCGAGGCGGTGCTGGCCGCCCACCCCGGGATCGAGATCGGCAGCTACCCCAGCCTCGACACCGGGGAGGGCTTCCAGGTGCGGGTCACCCTGGAGGGGGCCGAGCGCGATCGGGTGCAGGCGGCGCTCGAGGCGCTGCTCGCCCGCCTGCCGGCCGAGCGGGTGCTCGAGCGGCGGGACGCTAGCGCGAGCGCTTGA
- a CDS encoding sigma 54-interacting transcriptional regulator, whose protein sequence is MIDFSRFEDLHIVRKIREKIRKWWNIELSYADESGYVLDHAKGKIVPPHNRICQSSLGHKEGFGLCNHSVEKAIDEVRGAGEIRARLVETCHLGFPIVLVPVVDDLGKFHGAIFAGGFLIEDEDERADRVYDAVKASGVAGTDVQRDFPSVPRISRRDLAYFTDLLETTVEEIVEVGRTVREQESRISELEGRLTGRYSFGSIVGKSSAMKRMFHLLEKVSQTDSTCLITGENGTGKELIARALHYGGPRKDGPFVIQNCSALNDNLLESELFGHVKGAFTGASRDKQGLFKVADGGSFFLDEVGDMSMAMQVKLLRVLQEGTFLPVGGTRPEKVDVRIMAATNRKLKEMVDRREFREDLYYRLNVINVEVPPLRDRKEDLPLLVDHFLEQQAQKRGFALKKVSPEVMAHFYAHEWPGNIRELENEIERLVVLSGDETMLSADLLDTGARPGMGSPAARNLERFRMKGDLASAVAALEREMIQEGLVATHWNKTKLAARLGVSRTTLIKKIKEFGLEERGNPLEPTS, encoded by the coding sequence ATGATCGACTTCTCCCGATTCGAAGATCTCCACATCGTCCGGAAGATCCGGGAGAAGATCCGCAAGTGGTGGAACATCGAGCTCTCCTACGCGGACGAGTCGGGCTACGTCCTCGACCACGCCAAGGGCAAGATCGTCCCGCCCCACAACCGCATCTGCCAGTCCTCCCTGGGGCACAAGGAGGGCTTCGGGCTGTGCAACCACTCGGTGGAGAAGGCCATCGACGAGGTGCGGGGCGCCGGTGAGATCCGCGCCCGCCTGGTGGAGACCTGCCACCTGGGCTTCCCGATCGTGCTGGTGCCGGTGGTGGACGATCTCGGCAAGTTCCACGGTGCGATCTTCGCCGGCGGCTTCCTGATCGAGGACGAGGACGAGCGCGCCGACCGGGTCTACGACGCGGTGAAGGCCTCGGGCGTGGCCGGCACCGACGTGCAGCGCGACTTCCCGAGCGTGCCGCGGATCAGCCGCCGGGACCTCGCCTACTTCACCGACCTCCTCGAGACCACGGTGGAGGAGATCGTCGAGGTCGGGCGCACGGTGCGTGAGCAGGAGAGCCGCATCTCCGAGCTCGAGGGGCGGCTCACCGGCCGCTACAGCTTCGGCAGCATCGTGGGCAAGAGCTCCGCGATGAAGCGGATGTTCCACCTCCTGGAGAAGGTCTCCCAGACCGACTCGACCTGCCTGATCACCGGGGAGAACGGCACCGGCAAGGAGCTCATCGCCCGGGCCCTCCACTACGGCGGCCCCCGCAAGGACGGTCCCTTCGTCATCCAGAACTGCTCGGCCCTCAACGACAACCTCCTCGAGTCCGAGCTCTTCGGGCACGTGAAGGGGGCCTTCACCGGCGCCAGCCGGGACAAGCAGGGGCTCTTCAAGGTCGCCGACGGGGGCAGCTTCTTCCTCGACGAGGTCGGGGACATGAGCATGGCCATGCAGGTGAAGCTCCTGCGCGTGCTGCAGGAGGGCACCTTCCTGCCGGTGGGTGGCACCCGGCCCGAGAAGGTCGACGTGCGGATCATGGCGGCGACGAACCGCAAGCTCAAGGAGATGGTCGATCGGCGCGAGTTCCGTGAGGACCTCTACTACCGCCTCAACGTGATCAACGTGGAGGTGCCGCCCCTGCGCGACCGCAAGGAGGACCTGCCCCTCCTGGTCGATCACTTCCTGGAGCAGCAGGCCCAGAAGCGGGGCTTCGCCCTGAAGAAGGTCTCCCCCGAGGTGATGGCGCACTTCTACGCCCACGAGTGGCCGGGCAACATCCGCGAGCTCGAGAACGAGATCGAGCGCCTGGTCGTGCTCTCGGGAGACGAGACGATGCTCTCCGCCGACCTCCTCGACACCGGCGCGCGGCCGGGGATGGGCTCCCCCGCGGCGCGGAACCTGGAGCGCTTCCGGATGAAGGGCGATCTCGCCTCGGCGGTGGCGGCGCTGGAGCGGGAGATGATCCAGGAGGGCCTGGTGGCCACCCACTGGAACAAGACCAAGCTGGCGGCCCGCCTGGGGGTCTCCCGCACGACCCTGATCAAGAAGATCAAGGAGTTCGGCCTCGAGGAGCGGGGCAACCCCCTCGAGCCGACCTCCTGA
- the tmk gene encoding dTMP kinase: protein MDEQRRGRLIALEGIDGVGTTTQAHLLCERLAAAGHRVHRTYEPSGGPIGTLLRQVLTGRLRRGGTDANERVGPEVVAALFAADRLDHLESEILPRLEEGVHVITDRYVLSSLAYQGVDCELTWVKAINARALPADLTLLLEISADEALKRRADRHGPDERFDALELQRRIAAAYAERADDPDYTSPVVRIDANPSVEQVAEEIWQAIAPLLTADS, encoded by the coding sequence ATGGACGAGCAGAGGCGGGGAAGGCTGATCGCCCTCGAGGGCATCGACGGGGTCGGGACGACCACCCAGGCCCACCTCCTCTGCGAGCGGCTCGCGGCGGCCGGCCACCGGGTCCACCGCACCTACGAGCCCTCCGGCGGGCCCATCGGCACCCTCCTGCGGCAGGTCCTCACCGGGCGCCTGCGGCGGGGCGGCACCGACGCGAACGAGCGGGTCGGGCCCGAGGTGGTGGCGGCCCTCTTCGCGGCGGATCGCCTGGATCACCTCGAGTCGGAGATCCTGCCCCGCCTGGAGGAGGGGGTGCACGTGATCACCGACCGCTACGTCCTCTCCTCCCTGGCCTACCAGGGCGTGGACTGCGAGCTGACCTGGGTGAAGGCCATCAACGCCCGGGCGCTCCCTGCGGACCTGACCCTCCTGCTCGAGATCTCGGCCGACGAGGCGCTGAAGCGCCGGGCGGATCGCCACGGGCCGGACGAGCGCTTCGACGCCCTCGAGCTGCAGCGCAGGATCGCCGCGGCCTACGCCGAGCGCGCCGACGACCCCGACTACACCAGCCCCGTCGTCCGCATCGACGCCAACCCCTCCGTGGAGCAGGTCGCGGAGGAGATCTGGCAGGCCATCGCGCCGCTCCTCACCGCTGACAGCTGA
- a CDS encoding DUF4476 domain-containing protein, whose protein sequence is MNVRIVLALLAALGLVLPASAQTTTTEEVDVNMGVGGMGIPGMGVNMNVRVTETTDDDEDDDDDEEVDVNVNMGGMGVHTSSSTTTVRTGSSTTVRTSGSGTHVRAGGTTVNTRQAPPPPAPAPAACPMMAPRTFGEVMSAIDDESFGDGKLSVLGDAIESSCLSVQQVVKILGAFDFGDDKLKALEKMAPRIADPQNKFKIYGAFDFDADKKKAKQILAGI, encoded by the coding sequence ATGAACGTGCGTATCGTCCTCGCGCTCCTCGCCGCCCTCGGCCTCGTCCTCCCCGCCTCCGCCCAGACCACCACCACCGAGGAGGTGGACGTGAACATGGGGGTCGGCGGCATGGGCATCCCCGGGATGGGCGTGAACATGAACGTCCGGGTCACCGAGACCACCGACGACGACGAGGACGACGATGACGACGAGGAGGTGGACGTCAACGTGAACATGGGCGGCATGGGCGTCCACACCAGCTCCTCGACCACCACCGTGCGCACCGGCAGCTCGACCACCGTGCGCACCAGCGGCAGCGGCACCCACGTGCGCGCCGGCGGCACCACGGTCAACACCCGCCAGGCTCCGCCCCCGCCCGCTCCGGCGCCCGCCGCCTGCCCCATGATGGCCCCCCGCACCTTCGGCGAGGTCATGAGCGCCATCGACGACGAGAGCTTCGGCGACGGCAAGCTCTCGGTCCTCGGAGACGCCATCGAGTCCAGCTGCCTCTCCGTGCAGCAGGTCGTGAAGATCCTCGGCGCCTTCGACTTCGGCGACGACAAGCTCAAGGCCCTCGAGAAGATGGCCCCGCGCATCGCCGACCCGCAGAACAAGTTCAAGATCTACGGCGCCTTCGACTTCGACGCGGACAAGAAGAAGGCCAAGCAGATCCTCGCCGGGATCTGA
- a CDS encoding GNAT family N-acetyltransferase, with the protein MSSSFTVRLMKADDFDAVVALDSRTTGAARVEYYQMKFDKLFASKEFLPTSMVAEDEAGALVGFVMAELYMGEYGISRAGATLDTIGVEPGQRQQGVGKELLEALMAHLKQLGVTRVNTLVDVSDETLLTFFSSNAFERARSVVYLERAL; encoded by the coding sequence ATGTCCAGCAGCTTCACCGTCCGCCTGATGAAGGCCGACGACTTCGACGCCGTGGTCGCCCTCGACAGCCGCACGACCGGGGCCGCCCGGGTCGAGTACTACCAGATGAAGTTCGACAAGCTCTTCGCCTCCAAGGAGTTCCTGCCGACCTCGATGGTCGCGGAGGACGAGGCCGGCGCGCTGGTCGGCTTCGTGATGGCCGAGCTCTACATGGGCGAGTACGGCATCTCGCGGGCCGGCGCGACCCTCGACACCATCGGCGTCGAGCCCGGGCAGCGGCAGCAGGGCGTCGGCAAGGAGCTGCTCGAGGCGCTGATGGCGCACCTGAAGCAGCTCGGCGTGACCCGGGTGAACACCCTGGTCGACGTCAGCGACGAGACCCTCCTCACCTTCTTCTCCTCGAACGCCTTCGAGCGAGCCCGGAGCGTAGTCTACCTCGAGCGCGCCCTCTAG
- a CDS encoding DUF1801 domain-containing protein: protein MKQKIESVDQYFLEGCGRCEKGATPDCKIHRWPGILAELRRLVRASGLIETLKWSMPAYTHQGKNVVIVSAFNDYCSINFFQGALLEDEAGLLEKAGEKTQAARVLKFTELSQVKARKKQIQALLAQAIAVAESGARVDRPSRPAEPLPRELEEALARDAALREAWEALTPGRRRSHLLHLNQAKQAKTRLPRIERQREAILAGRGFNER, encoded by the coding sequence GTGAAGCAGAAGATCGAGTCGGTCGACCAGTACTTCCTGGAGGGATGCGGCCGCTGCGAGAAGGGCGCCACCCCCGACTGCAAGATCCACCGGTGGCCGGGGATCCTCGCCGAGCTGCGCCGGCTGGTGCGCGCCAGCGGCCTGATCGAGACCCTGAAGTGGAGCATGCCGGCCTACACCCACCAGGGGAAGAACGTCGTCATCGTCAGCGCCTTCAACGACTACTGCTCGATCAACTTCTTCCAGGGCGCCCTGCTCGAGGACGAGGCGGGGCTGCTGGAGAAGGCCGGCGAGAAGACCCAGGCCGCCCGGGTGCTGAAGTTCACCGAGCTCTCGCAGGTGAAGGCCCGCAAGAAGCAGATCCAGGCGCTCCTGGCCCAGGCCATCGCGGTGGCGGAGTCCGGTGCCCGGGTCGATCGCCCCAGCCGCCCGGCCGAGCCCCTCCCCCGGGAGCTGGAGGAGGCGCTGGCGAGGGACGCGGCGCTGCGGGAGGCCTGGGAGGCGCTCACCCCGGGGCGCCGGCGCTCCCACCTGCTCCACCTCAACCAGGCGAAGCAGGCGAAGACCCGCCTCCCCCGGATCGAGCGGCAGCGCGAGGCCATCCTCGCCGGCCGCGGCTTCAACGAGCGCTGA
- a CDS encoding PQQ-binding-like beta-propeller repeat protein — translation MCTTRLLATLVVLLFASEARAEDLTLKRLWQTQLPGGGGSSPRVLDLEGDGTPEIAVGGGHMGQGGAAAVVDAKTGKVRWRRRFKDELYATPHLLDVNGDGVQDVLTGGRTLDFYALDGKTGKTLWSLRQKNRNTARLNFNGAVPLPDLDGDGVAELLLSQGGSYDDEHRLVGRSLVVRGASGKLLAKQRSADKKEIYTFPAYEEAGGGPRAILGSGGWTLPGHLFAVSVPSWEEQWRLPSPGRGFVSSPSLFDLRAPGATEPLLDVVAIDFDANLLRVDGRSGEVVWTVKNEGFETTSTPAPGRFGGDATVDVVAAISRGKLPVYEDHAEVIWVDGATGAVLERKTVGVYIQASPVTVDLNGDGLDETLVISNGGPNPLEFGGTLHVFDGGPGKKELLQQKLDRFSACTPWLGDLDGDGKLDLILAHYTHLERWELSGPGAVRWGQFRGPHFTGSDGPPPAGPPPAAPAAPAAPEAAAP, via the coding sequence ATGTGCACCACACGCCTGCTGGCGACGCTCGTCGTGCTGCTCTTCGCTAGCGAGGCCCGGGCAGAGGACCTGACCCTGAAGCGCCTCTGGCAGACCCAGCTCCCCGGCGGCGGCGGCTCCTCGCCGAGGGTCCTCGACCTGGAGGGCGACGGCACCCCGGAGATCGCGGTGGGGGGCGGCCACATGGGCCAGGGTGGCGCCGCGGCGGTGGTGGACGCGAAGACCGGCAAGGTCCGCTGGAGGCGGCGCTTCAAGGACGAGCTCTACGCCACCCCCCACCTCCTGGACGTGAACGGCGACGGCGTGCAGGACGTCCTGACCGGCGGGCGGACGCTGGACTTCTATGCGCTCGACGGCAAGACCGGAAAGACCCTCTGGTCGCTGCGCCAGAAGAACCGCAACACCGCGCGGTTGAACTTCAACGGCGCCGTGCCCCTGCCGGATCTGGACGGCGACGGGGTGGCGGAGCTGCTCCTCTCCCAGGGAGGCTCCTACGACGACGAGCACCGGCTGGTGGGGCGGAGCCTGGTGGTGCGCGGGGCCAGCGGCAAGCTGCTGGCCAAGCAGCGCAGCGCCGACAAGAAGGAGATCTACACCTTCCCCGCCTACGAAGAGGCCGGCGGCGGGCCCCGGGCGATCCTCGGCTCGGGCGGCTGGACCCTCCCCGGGCACCTCTTCGCCGTCAGCGTGCCCTCCTGGGAGGAGCAGTGGCGCCTGCCCTCACCGGGCCGGGGCTTCGTGTCCTCGCCCAGCCTCTTCGACCTGCGGGCCCCGGGCGCCACCGAGCCGCTGCTGGACGTGGTCGCCATCGACTTCGACGCCAACCTCCTGCGGGTCGACGGCCGCAGCGGCGAGGTGGTCTGGACCGTGAAGAACGAGGGCTTCGAGACCACCTCCACCCCGGCGCCCGGCCGCTTCGGGGGGGACGCCACCGTGGACGTGGTCGCGGCGATCTCGAGGGGCAAGCTGCCCGTCTACGAGGACCACGCCGAGGTGATCTGGGTCGACGGCGCCACCGGCGCCGTCCTCGAGCGCAAGACCGTCGGGGTCTACATCCAGGCCTCCCCGGTCACGGTCGATCTGAACGGCGACGGCCTCGACGAGACCCTCGTCATCTCCAACGGCGGCCCCAACCCCCTCGAGTTCGGCGGCACCCTCCACGTCTTCGACGGCGGGCCGGGCAAGAAGGAGCTCCTGCAGCAGAAGCTCGATCGCTTCAGCGCCTGCACCCCCTGGCTGGGTGATCTGGACGGCGACGGCAAGCTCGACCTGATCCTCGCCCACTACACCCACCTGGAGCGCTGGGAGCTCTCCGGGCCGGGCGCGGTGCGCTGGGGGCAGTTCCGGGGACCGCACTTCACCGGCTCCGACGGCCCGCCCCCGGCCGGGCCGCCCCCGGCCGCCCCCGCAGCCCCCGCAGCCCCCGAGGCGGCCGCACCGTGA